The bacterium genome contains a region encoding:
- the thrZ gene encoding Threonine--tRNA ligase 2, producing the protein MIRITLPDGSLKEFDGPVTPLTVAASISPNLARMALGARSNGTFYDLRTPLTEDLALTIVTSRDPEGLDVLRHSAAHLLANAVQNLFPSAKLGFGPATADGFFYDFQVERPFTEEDLARIEAEMRRLAKEDLPIEREELTFDVAIARLEAQGEQLKAEHLRSLLEKALASGGDVAFDAEDDAELAVAPRLAGGELGAAANAVDAPATPAADLTITIYKQDRFWDLCRGPHVQSTGELKHVRLLATSGAYWKGSEKNPMLQRIYGTVFFKKQDLDDYLTMLEEAKKRDHRKLGQEMELFMFPEIVGSGMPLYKPKGALLRQVLMDWWLQNHLARGYEIVATPHLFKSTLWQTSGHLENYGENMYVFEHHDGAQYGLKPMNCPGHIVIFRDEQHSYRSLPRRFFEFGTVYRYERSGVLHGLMRVRALTQDDSHIFCTPDQLVDELVGVIDFVDFLYTTMDFPYTAKLATKPAKSVGSDEIWDLATGKLIEALEARGMDYGLDPGGGAFYGPKIDFFMRDAIGRTWQGATIQCDFNLPQRFGLQYIGSDNSKHQPIMVHRAILGTIERFLGVYIEHVAGNFPAWLAPEQVRVMNITDAQADYAQAVAAELFAAGIRAHADIRNEKIGFKIREGEIQKVPYLLIVGGKEKESGQVAVRRRHEGDLGAIPIAEFLARHGAEFAPPKIAAPVPR; encoded by the coding sequence ATGATCCGCATCACTCTGCCCGATGGCAGCCTCAAAGAGTTTGATGGTCCGGTCACCCCACTGACAGTCGCTGCCAGCATCAGTCCCAACCTCGCCCGAATGGCCCTCGGGGCTCGCAGCAATGGCACCTTCTACGATTTGCGCACTCCCCTGACCGAGGATCTGGCTCTCACCATCGTCACCAGCCGCGACCCGGAAGGTCTCGATGTGCTCCGCCACAGTGCAGCCCACCTGCTGGCGAATGCGGTCCAGAATCTCTTCCCCAGCGCCAAACTGGGGTTTGGGCCAGCCACTGCAGACGGCTTCTTCTATGACTTCCAGGTGGAGCGCCCCTTCACCGAAGAAGACCTCGCGAGGATCGAAGCGGAAATGCGACGGCTCGCGAAAGAGGACCTGCCTATCGAGCGAGAGGAATTAACCTTCGATGTCGCCATCGCCCGGCTGGAAGCACAGGGCGAACAACTGAAGGCGGAGCATCTGAGGTCATTACTGGAAAAGGCTCTGGCAAGCGGCGGTGACGTGGCGTTCGATGCGGAAGACGATGCGGAACTGGCGGTCGCACCCCGACTCGCAGGGGGCGAACTCGGGGCAGCGGCCAATGCTGTCGATGCGCCAGCGACGCCAGCCGCCGACCTCACCATCACCATCTACAAACAGGATCGCTTCTGGGATCTCTGCCGGGGACCGCATGTCCAGTCCACCGGCGAACTGAAGCATGTCCGGCTCCTCGCAACGTCCGGGGCGTACTGGAAGGGCTCGGAAAAGAACCCGATGCTTCAGCGCATCTACGGCACCGTCTTCTTCAAGAAGCAGGACCTCGATGACTACCTGACCATGCTCGAGGAAGCCAAAAAGCGGGATCACCGGAAGCTCGGGCAGGAGATGGAACTCTTCATGTTCCCGGAGATTGTCGGGTCCGGGATGCCGCTCTATAAGCCGAAAGGGGCGCTGCTGCGGCAGGTCCTGATGGACTGGTGGCTCCAGAACCATCTGGCCCGCGGTTATGAGATCGTCGCGACCCCGCACCTCTTCAAGTCCACCCTGTGGCAGACTTCCGGGCATCTGGAGAACTACGGGGAAAACATGTATGTCTTCGAGCATCACGATGGGGCGCAGTACGGCCTCAAGCCGATGAACTGCCCCGGACACATCGTGATCTTCCGCGATGAGCAGCACAGCTACCGGTCGCTCCCCCGACGCTTCTTCGAATTCGGGACGGTCTACCGCTATGAACGGAGTGGTGTCCTCCACGGACTGATGCGGGTCCGGGCCCTGACCCAGGACGACTCCCACATTTTCTGTACCCCCGATCAGCTGGTGGACGAACTGGTGGGGGTCATCGACTTTGTCGACTTCCTCTACACCACCATGGACTTCCCCTATACCGCGAAGCTGGCCACCAAGCCGGCGAAGTCGGTGGGGAGCGATGAGATCTGGGACCTGGCGACCGGCAAACTCATCGAGGCGCTGGAAGCCCGGGGCATGGACTACGGCCTGGATCCGGGGGGGGGCGCCTTCTATGGGCCGAAGATCGACTTCTTCATGCGCGATGCCATCGGCAGGACCTGGCAGGGTGCGACCATCCAGTGCGACTTCAACTTGCCGCAACGCTTCGGGCTGCAGTACATCGGCTCCGACAACAGCAAGCACCAGCCGATCATGGTCCATCGGGCGATCCTCGGAACTATCGAACGGTTCCTGGGGGTCTACATCGAGCATGTGGCGGGGAACTTTCCGGCCTGGCTCGCGCCGGAGCAGGTCCGGGTGATGAACATCACCGATGCCCAGGCCGACTACGCCCAGGCGGTGGCGGCGGAACTCTTCGCCGCCGGGATACGGGCCCATGCCGACATCCGGAACGAAAAGATCGGCTTCAAGATTCGCGAGGGCGAAATCCAAAAGGTGCCGTATCTGCTGATCGTCGGTGGCAAAGAAAAAGAGAGCGGACAGGTGGCAGTGCGACGTCGCCATGAAGGCGACCTGGGGGCGATCCCGATCGCGGAGTTCCTCGCGCGCCACGGCGCGGAATTCGCGCCCCCGAAAATCGCAGCGCCCGTGCCCCGTTAG